One Halobaculum sp. CBA1158 DNA segment encodes these proteins:
- a CDS encoding BMP family protein, which translates to MDDTERFDRRTIVKGVGAAGLAGLAGCTGGPESGGSDTEESTPEAGDGGSDGSETESSGDGSVDVGMVYATGGLGDGSFNDQAQAGIQQAADEFGLSYDESEPDSVSQFATYQQQYAQSTDPDYDLVSCIGSLQADALSETAPDYPEQDFLAVDAVPMADTDDDGEADSQFDNVASYTFKEHEGSYLAGQLAALLTSQSFSAGAGSTAGDSTNVGFVGGIELDLIRKFEAGFTAGVKSIDSDVDVQTTYTGSFSDPSAGQEAALSMYSSGADIVYHAAGNTGTGVFRAAQDEGRFAIGVDADQSLTASSYADVILASMVKRVDTAVYNAAEAVVNDDFETGTATTLGLAEEGVDLVYGDQLGGDISEDVRSEIESSRQGIIDGDISVPQDPDEV; encoded by the coding sequence ATGGACGATACTGAGCGGTTCGACAGGCGGACGATCGTGAAGGGCGTCGGTGCGGCCGGACTCGCGGGACTCGCTGGCTGTACGGGCGGTCCCGAGTCGGGCGGGTCCGACACCGAGGAGTCGACGCCGGAGGCCGGGGACGGCGGGTCGGACGGCTCCGAAACGGAGTCCTCGGGCGACGGTTCCGTCGATGTCGGGATGGTGTACGCGACCGGCGGACTGGGCGACGGGTCGTTCAACGACCAGGCCCAGGCCGGGATTCAGCAGGCGGCGGACGAGTTCGGCCTCTCGTACGACGAATCCGAGCCCGACTCGGTCTCGCAGTTCGCCACGTACCAACAGCAGTACGCGCAGTCGACCGACCCCGACTACGACCTCGTCTCGTGTATCGGGTCGCTGCAGGCGGATGCGCTCTCGGAGACCGCGCCGGACTACCCCGAGCAGGACTTCCTCGCGGTCGATGCGGTGCCGATGGCCGACACCGACGACGACGGCGAGGCGGACAGTCAGTTCGACAACGTCGCCTCCTACACGTTCAAGGAGCACGAGGGGTCGTATCTCGCGGGACAGCTCGCGGCGCTGCTCACGTCGCAGTCGTTCTCCGCGGGGGCGGGATCGACCGCCGGCGACTCGACGAACGTCGGCTTCGTCGGCGGCATCGAACTGGACCTGATCCGGAAGTTCGAGGCGGGCTTCACCGCGGGCGTGAAGTCGATCGACTCCGACGTCGACGTGCAGACGACGTATACTGGGAGCTTCTCCGATCCTTCCGCCGGTCAGGAGGCCGCGCTCTCGATGTACAGCTCCGGCGCGGACATCGTCTACCACGCCGCGGGGAACACCGGAACCGGCGTGTTCCGCGCCGCACAGGACGAGGGGAGGTTCGCCATCGGCGTCGATGCCGACCAGTCGTTGACCGCCTCTAGCTACGCCGACGTCATCCTCGCGTCGATGGTCAAACGCGTCGACACAGCCGTCTACAACGCAGCCGAGGCGGTCGTGAACGACGACTTCGAGACGGGGACCGCGACGACGCTCGGACTGGCCGAGGAGGGCGTCGACCTCGTATACGGCGACCAGCTGGGCGGCGACATCTCCGAGGACGTCCGCTCTGAGATCGAGTCGTCCCGCCAAGGGATCATCGACGGCGACATCTCCGTCCCGCAGGACCCCGACGAGGTCTGA
- a CDS encoding phosphomannomutase: MDLFGTAGIRGDATERVTPGLVLDVTRALGAHAREAGDREFVVGRDGRVTGPALAAAAEAGLESSGATVRRVGQVPTPTLAFASRGRRGVMLTASHNPPTDNGLKAFVDGLEYGATAETAIEERVADGDTPADWDQWGDGAREDVLADYRTAVADYAREFGDDPDGVRVAVDCGNGMASVATPQVLRELGADVVTLNATVDGHFPGRESKPTAESLADLRAFVADGGADFGIGHDGDADRIVVVDGDGEVVHEDTVLAILAERYVAARDAADPVVVTTPNASGRIDERVAAAGGRVERVALGYLHDGIASVRDAGGDVAFAAEPWKHVHTGFGDWIDAVASAAVFTRLVADEGLDGLRAPVSERPYRKVSVACADDDKASVMDRLTETLPAAFPDAEVDDEYGVRLSFADGSWTLVRPSGTEPYVRVYAEHDDVDRFVEEVAGVVESAVDAADGDG; encoded by the coding sequence ATGGACCTGTTCGGAACAGCCGGGATCCGCGGCGACGCGACCGAGCGCGTCACGCCGGGGCTCGTCCTCGACGTGACCCGCGCGCTCGGAGCACACGCCCGCGAGGCCGGCGACCGCGAGTTCGTCGTCGGCCGCGACGGGCGCGTCACCGGGCCGGCGCTGGCCGCCGCCGCCGAGGCGGGCCTGGAGTCCTCGGGGGCGACCGTCCGTCGGGTCGGTCAGGTGCCGACGCCGACGCTGGCGTTCGCGTCCCGTGGCCGGCGCGGCGTGATGCTCACCGCCTCGCACAATCCCCCGACCGACAACGGCCTGAAGGCGTTCGTCGACGGGCTGGAGTACGGCGCGACCGCCGAGACGGCCATCGAGGAGCGCGTCGCCGACGGCGACACCCCCGCCGACTGGGACCAGTGGGGCGACGGCGCGCGAGAGGACGTGCTCGCCGACTACCGGACGGCGGTCGCCGACTACGCCCGCGAGTTCGGGGACGACCCCGACGGCGTCCGCGTCGCCGTCGACTGCGGCAACGGGATGGCGTCGGTCGCGACGCCGCAGGTGCTCCGAGAACTGGGCGCGGACGTGGTGACGCTCAACGCCACCGTCGACGGCCACTTCCCCGGCCGCGAGTCGAAGCCGACCGCCGAGTCGCTCGCGGATCTGCGGGCGTTCGTCGCCGACGGGGGGGCGGACTTCGGCATCGGTCACGACGGCGACGCCGACCGGATCGTCGTCGTCGACGGCGACGGCGAGGTCGTCCACGAGGACACCGTGCTCGCGATCCTCGCGGAGCGATACGTCGCCGCTCGCGACGCCGCCGACCCGGTGGTCGTGACGACGCCGAACGCCTCTGGTCGGATCGACGAGCGCGTCGCGGCCGCCGGCGGACGCGTCGAGCGCGTCGCGCTCGGCTACCTCCACGACGGCATCGCCTCGGTTCGGGACGCCGGCGGCGACGTGGCGTTCGCGGCCGAGCCCTGGAAGCACGTCCACACCGGTTTCGGCGACTGGATCGACGCCGTCGCCAGCGCGGCCGTGTTCACTCGGCTCGTCGCCGACGAGGGGCTCGACGGACTTCGCGCGCCGGTCTCCGAGCGCCCCTATCGCAAGGTGAGCGTGGCGTGTGCCGACGACGACAAGGCGTCCGTGATGGACCGCCTCACCGAGACGCTCCCGGCGGCGTTCCCGGACGCCGAAGTCGACGACGAGTACGGCGTCCGGCTCTCGTTCGCGGACGGCTCGTGGACGCTCGTGCGCCCGTCGGGGACCGAGCCGTACGTCCGCGTGTACGCCGAACACGACGACGTGGACCGGTTCGTCGAGGAGGTCGCCGGCGTCGTCGAGTCCGCGGTCGACGCCGCCGACGGCGACGGATAG
- a CDS encoding MMPL family transporter — MNHERVVEAVAKEITERPGRLVIAFLLLTVVFAGGLANVSTEAGTEQFTSGIPAEEALSDIQREFGPSFTADTGSTQLVQRDRNVLSKPALLRLLEAQNRLQETDGLRVTAVSSPGATIARTIDPSATTTEAQIRVIERSTPTEIDEAVRENADDPAFTGSVSDDFNAEAASASAAIGVVTHELPGAGGGGAAAGQSGSSPLTDIQLRSQRVVDTVGGDITVFGSGIISEEFSSVITDSLLIVTPAAVLLITGFLIVAYRDLLDLLLGSFTLLLAVVWTFGFLGLAGIPFSQMMIAVPPLLLAVGIDFGIHAVNRYREDRADGHGVDEAMNMAVRQLLVAFFIVTGTTVIGFLANLTSDLAPIREFGLVAAAGIVFTFLLFGVFLPAAKVLLDRRRDQLPIPTFSQAPLGAEGGSLDGVLRIGVWIGQRAPRVFLASIVVLTVASGSYAAGIDTSFSQEDFLPPEDTPDYLQELPEPFAPSDYSAVGTLNFLEEKFTASQGGSVTIYVEGDMEDPTTLEEIHRMGDDPPSTFVAEGGHADEQSIVTVIQQRAASDPEFRRLVDRNDRNANGIPDDNLGEIYDYLLSSSSRDQALQYLAEDRRSTQVVYSTEADADQSAVAADGRTVADRYRTTSGTTVATGSTVVFAAVSDLIFTSAVQSLAVALSLTVVFLVLMYGLLEGLPSMGIVNTIPIIASVALVAATMRLAGIAFNAFTATILSLTIGLGIDYSVHVVHRFVDERRERDLVTALERTVRGTGGALLGSMLTTTTGIGVLVFAVLTILGQFGVLTAVSIFYSFVTSILVLPSALVVWDRLKGHDPDQPVDAELSLSVPLLGDDDRRGDPAHTD, encoded by the coding sequence CGGCCTGGCGAACGTGTCCACGGAGGCGGGAACCGAGCAGTTCACCTCGGGTATTCCCGCCGAGGAAGCGCTGTCGGACATCCAGCGCGAGTTCGGTCCGTCCTTCACGGCCGACACCGGATCGACACAGCTCGTTCAGCGCGACCGGAACGTGCTCTCGAAGCCCGCCCTGTTGCGGCTGCTCGAGGCGCAAAATCGGCTCCAGGAGACCGACGGACTGCGCGTGACGGCGGTCTCCTCGCCGGGCGCGACGATCGCCCGGACGATCGACCCGTCCGCGACGACGACGGAGGCGCAGATCCGCGTCATCGAGCGGTCGACGCCGACGGAGATCGACGAGGCGGTTCGCGAGAACGCCGACGACCCCGCCTTCACCGGCTCTGTCTCGGACGACTTCAACGCGGAGGCGGCGTCGGCGTCGGCGGCGATCGGGGTCGTCACCCACGAACTCCCCGGTGCCGGCGGCGGCGGCGCTGCCGCCGGACAAAGCGGCTCGAGCCCGCTGACTGACATCCAACTGCGGAGCCAACGGGTCGTCGACACGGTCGGCGGGGACATCACCGTCTTCGGCTCAGGGATCATCTCCGAGGAGTTCTCCTCGGTGATCACCGACTCGCTCCTGATCGTGACGCCGGCTGCGGTCCTCCTGATCACCGGGTTCCTGATCGTCGCGTACCGCGACCTCCTCGACCTGCTGCTCGGGTCGTTCACGCTGCTGCTCGCGGTCGTGTGGACGTTCGGGTTCCTGGGTCTCGCCGGGATCCCGTTCAGTCAGATGATGATCGCCGTCCCGCCGCTGTTGCTCGCGGTCGGTATCGACTTCGGCATCCACGCTGTGAACCGCTACCGCGAGGACAGAGCCGACGGCCACGGCGTCGACGAGGCGATGAACATGGCGGTGCGCCAACTCCTCGTCGCCTTCTTCATCGTCACGGGGACGACCGTGATCGGGTTCCTGGCGAATCTCACCTCCGACCTCGCCCCGATCCGCGAGTTCGGGCTCGTCGCGGCCGCGGGAATCGTGTTCACGTTCCTCCTGTTCGGCGTGTTCCTCCCGGCGGCGAAGGTGCTGCTCGACCGGCGGCGCGACCAGCTTCCCATCCCGACGTTCTCGCAGGCTCCGTTGGGGGCGGAAGGAGGCTCCCTCGACGGTGTGCTCCGGATCGGCGTCTGGATCGGCCAGCGCGCGCCGCGGGTGTTCCTCGCGTCGATCGTCGTCCTCACCGTCGCCTCCGGCAGCTACGCGGCCGGTATCGACACGTCGTTCTCCCAGGAGGACTTCCTGCCGCCCGAGGACACGCCTGACTACCTCCAGGAGCTCCCCGAACCGTTCGCACCGAGCGACTACTCCGCCGTCGGGACGCTCAACTTCCTCGAGGAGAAGTTCACCGCCAGCCAGGGCGGATCGGTCACGATCTACGTCGAGGGCGACATGGAGGACCCGACCACTCTCGAGGAGATCCATCGAATGGGCGATGATCCGCCGAGCACGTTCGTCGCAGAGGGCGGCCACGCCGACGAACAAAGCATCGTCACGGTCATCCAACAACGCGCGGCCTCCGACCCCGAGTTCCGCCGACTCGTGGACCGAAACGACCGGAACGCGAACGGGATCCCCGACGACAACCTCGGCGAGATATACGACTACCTGCTGTCGTCGTCCTCCCGGGATCAGGCGCTGCAGTACCTGGCCGAGGACCGGCGGAGCACGCAGGTCGTCTACTCGACGGAGGCGGACGCCGATCAATCCGCGGTCGCGGCCGACGGCCGCACCGTCGCCGATCGCTATCGGACCACCAGCGGGACGACCGTCGCGACCGGGAGCACCGTGGTCTTCGCGGCGGTGTCGGACCTGATCTTCACCTCCGCGGTCCAGAGCCTCGCGGTCGCGCTGTCGCTGACGGTCGTGTTCCTGGTCCTCATGTACGGACTGCTGGAGGGGCTCCCGTCGATGGGGATCGTCAACACGATCCCGATCATCGCGTCCGTCGCGCTCGTCGCGGCGACGATGCGGCTCGCCGGCATCGCGTTCAACGCCTTCACCGCGACGATCCTCTCGTTGACGATCGGGTTGGGGATCGATTACTCGGTCCACGTCGTCCACCGCTTCGTCGACGAGCGCCGCGAGCGCGACCTCGTCACCGCGCTGGAGCGGACCGTCCGCGGCACAGGCGGCGCGCTCCTGGGGAGCATGCTCACCACTACCACGGGGATCGGCGTCCTCGTGTTCGCGGTGTTGACGATCCTCGGACAGTTCGGTGTCCTCACCGCAGTATCGATCTTCTACTCGTTCGTCACGTCGATACTCGTGCTCCCGTCGGCGCTCGTCGTCTGGGACCGACTCAAGGGACACGATCCGGATCAGCCGGTCGACGCGGAGCTATCGCTGTCGGTGCCGCTCCTCGGGGACGACGACCGTCGAGGCGATCCGGCTCACACCGACTGA
- a CDS encoding acylphosphatase, producing the protein MSDGARDEHGEDRVRAHVFVSGRVQGVYYRNTTRETARERGIDGWVRNLDDGRVEVAFEGPREAVEGMVEWCHTGSPRAVVEDVTVEYGDPEGLDGFSVRR; encoded by the coding sequence GTGAGCGACGGCGCACGCGACGAGCACGGCGAGGACCGGGTCCGGGCGCACGTGTTCGTCTCCGGGAGAGTACAGGGCGTCTACTACCGGAACACCACGCGTGAGACCGCCCGAGAGCGTGGGATCGACGGCTGGGTCCGAAACCTCGACGACGGGCGCGTCGAGGTGGCCTTCGAGGGGCCGCGCGAGGCCGTCGAGGGCATGGTCGAGTGGTGCCACACCGGCAGCCCGCGCGCGGTCGTCGAGGACGTGACCGTCGAGTACGGCGATCCCGAGGGACTCGACGGCTTCAGCGTCCGCCGATAG